The Desulfurococcaceae archaeon DNA window CAATGGTAAGGGCTACTATGGGCTTATTGTACTCTTTTTTCAGTTTTATCACGTAGTCTACAAAAGTGCCTTTTATTCCGGGTACCTGGGGTAACGCAACAACCACTATCGCGTCAACATCACTACGCTGGGATAGGAGTTCAAGTACTTTAATATACCTCTCGTCATCAGTATCGCCTGTTAAATCTATTGGGTTCTCTACGATGCAGTGAGGTGGCAGTATCCTCTGCAACTGCTCTCTCAAGTCTGGGGGGGTAAGGGGTAACTCGAATCCCGCACTTGCGAGAGCATCCGTTAACATCACCCCTACACCACCGGCATCCGTCAATATGTAAACCCTATTACCCTTCATTAGTGGCTGGTCAAGGAGTATTCTAACGATGTCCATCATCTCGTCAAAGCTTTCCGCCTCAAGAACGCCTGCTTGTTTAAACGCAGCCCTGTAAACGGCATAGTCGCCCGCCATGGCAGCGGTGTGGCTTGCCGCGGCCTTACTGCCCCGGGCCGTTCTACCCGCTTTGTACACTACAATTGGTTTTTTCATGGACACCCTCCTAGCGGCCTCCATGAAGAGTTTACCGCGCCCCTCCTTGAATCCCTCAATGTACATTAAGATGACCTTAGTCTTGTCGTCCTCGCCTAGGAACTCGAGAAGCTCTACATCGTCTACGTCAACTTTGTTACCGTAGCTGATTGCCCTTGAAACGCCAATTCCGTGGTAGGCCATCCAGTCCATTAGTGCTGATGCAAAAGCGCCGCTCTGGCTTATAAACGCTACGTGGCCTCGTGGAGGTCTTTTCATTTTACTAACGAAAAAGGTATCCACGCCGCTCCAATTATCGAATATGCCAATGCAGTTCGGCCCAATGATTCTCACACCGTAATCTCTAGCGACCCTTACCAACTCGTCCTCTAGCGCGGCCCCTTCTGGCGTGCCGGTCTCCCTAAAGCCCCCACTAATTACTATCGCTGCCTTACACCCCTTTTCGCCAAGCTCTTTAATGGCAGCTGATACGAGGGGGGCCGGTATTGCAATTACTGCTAGGTCAGGTATTTCGGGAAGGTCTTTTATACTCCTATAGCACTTCAACCCCAATACCTCGTCGTAATGGGGGTTCACCGGGTATATTCGTCCCTTGAACCTGGCAATGAAATTCTCTAGTATGGCCCTCCCGACTTTTCCTTCCTTGGGGGTTGCACCGACCACTACTATGCTCTCCGGCTGGAAGAACTTAGAGAGCCCATTTACAGACACAGTATTCACCGAGACTATTCTTTAAACCTCGAGCTTATATTGATGTTGATTGGTGCTGCGAACCCGGGTATTGGAGCGGGCAGGGCTTTTGGGTCGTTCAGGGTTGGCTACTAGGTACCACCAATCGGTCACCGCGCAACTCCCGATCACGTAATCCCCACGACGCTGAACCCGGTTTGTAGTAGTGCCGTGGAACCGGCTGGCCGCTAGCAGGGCTCGTAAGGGGGTCGCGACTCAAGCTTTTTAACTTCACGGTGTATGCCTTAATAGGGTGATTGATTGGTTTTTGATGAATCCCTCTTAATCAGAATTGCTGATCAGGGCAGGGACCTGGGCGCGAGCTACGTGGAGGTGAGGTTTCAAGACGACTACGGTTATGACATCACTCTCAGGAACGGCAAAGTCATAGGTGTGTCATTTAACAGGGACCGTGGCGTTGGTATAAGGGCGCTAATTAATGGCTCGCTCGGTTTCGCCTCAACCAATAATATGGGCTTTGAAAGCCTCTTAGAGGCGCTTGAAAAAGCCGTTTCTAGGGCTAGAACTCTGAGCAGGCTCAGGAAAACCCCGATAGAGTTCTCGGAGGAGAGACCGGGTAAGGCGAGGTACGTAGCAGTCGAGAAAACCCCTCTCCAAGAACTATCTCCAGAAGTTGCAATCAAACTCATAAGTGAAATTTACAAGTCAGCACAGGAAGCCCTAAGAGAGGCCAAGCTAGCATCGATGATCACCGTTCTCCGAGTGCGTGTCCAGGAAAAGCTGATAATAACCTCTGAAGGAGGGTTCGTAGAGTCCAGGATACCAAGGCTATACATATCTGTCGGAAGCACTCTCCTACACCAGGGTAGGGTGCTCCAGCGGTTTAAGGAGTTCGGCGCGTCGGGTGGGGCAGAACTGGTAGAGGAATGGAGGCCCGTCGAAACGGTGTCCGAAGAGTTGAAGGCGCTTGAAAGGGCCCTAGTTCACGGCATTGAACCCCCTCACGAGAAGGTAAACGTCGTTTTAGGCCCCGAAGTGGTTGGGTTAATAGTGCACGAATCCGCCGGCCACCCCATGGAGGCCGATAGGATCCTCGGACGGGAAGCAGCGCAAGCAGGCGAGTCCTACGTCAAACCAGACATGATTGGTAGCTTCAGAGTGGGCAACCAGCATGCAACGGTAATAGAGGACCCGACCATACCTGGTAGTTATGGGTTCTACCTTTACGACGATGAGTGCGTGCGTGCGAGGCCCCGTTACCTGTACAAGGAAGGGGTTATTTACGAGCCCTTACACAACAGACATACCGCGAAGATATTCAAGACGCAGAGCAATGGCGCGGCAAGGGCCATGACCTACGCATCAGAGCCGATCATAAGAATGAGCAACACCTACCTCGCACCCGGCACGATGAAATTTGAAGAGCTAATAGAAGATATAGAGTTAGGAGTGTACGTGAAGTCTTACATGGAGTGGAACATAGACGATGCCAGGTGGAATCAAAGGTATGTAGGGTTAGAAGCATATCTCATAAAGAAGGGTGAAATTGCAGAGCCCGTTAAGAACCCCGTACTGGAATTCACTACCGGGTGGTTTTACAGTAACATAGTAGGTGTCGACGACGACTTAAAGCTATATCCAGGAACGTGCGGTAAGGGCGAGCCCTCTCAGGGGGTCCCTGTATGGTTCGGTGGCCCTAACGTTAAGTTAGAAAAGATGAGAGTAGGGGTGATACCGTGAGCGCGGTAGAGCTAAGCAACGCGCTGCTCAAAGCGCTGTCTAAGCTATACGACGAAGTAGCAGTAGTGGTCGTTGAAAACGAGAAGACGATGGTTAAGCTCTGGAACACGGAGCTCTCGGTTGTCCAGACGTGGACCGAGACAGAGATAAACTTGAGGTTGGCCAAGTCGCGGAGACTGTGGACTGTATACTTGAGTGCGAGGGATCCACTGTACGTCGTGAAAAGTGCCGAAGAAATAGTGAAGCTGGCCGATAGGATCGAAGAGGCTGAGCTCTACGCCCCTCTACCGGAACCGGGTGAATGCGACCCCCTCGAAGACGCTTATGATGTTAACGTGGAGGCCCTCATGAAGGACCCGAGTAAACCAGTGGAAGCAATGGTAGATGAGGCCCTATCTAACGGTGCTGAGAGAGTTGCAGGTACCCTAACGCTGGCTAAAACCAGCAGGGTGCTTCTGACCAGTAAGGGCTTCCAGTGTACGGAGAAAACCACAAGCATCGAAGCGTACATTAGGGCGTTTAAAGGAGAATTTAGTGGTCACTGGGCGCACGGCTCAACGAGGCTATCTCTTAACGATATAAGAGCGGTGGGAAGGAAGGCCGGACTGTACGCGACGATCACGAGCAATAGGGGTGACATTTCACCTGGTACGTATAATGTGGTTATCTCCCCGCTGGTTGCTGGAAACCTGTTAAACTACATCGCCATGATGGCGTCAGCGCTGTCCGTAATGGCGGGGTTCTCGGTGTTCGCTAAGTACAAAGTAGGAGAGAAGATCGCGTCTGATGATTTCACACTCCTCGATAAACCCCGAGACCCAACTCTACCCCATGCACGGGGTTTTGATGACGAGGGTTTGAAGACGTTTAATAAACCAATCATAGAAAACGGGACTGTCAAGACACTACTACATAATAGTGGGACGGCCCTGAAAATGGGTGACAGATCCACCGGTAACGCTGGCTGGATCCGTCCAGTAGCGTGGAACCTCGAGGTCTCTGGCGGCGAAATCAAGGAAGAAGAACTGTTCTCCGAAGTACGGGAAGGAGTGGTGATAACTAACAACTGGTACACGAGGCTTCAAAACTACTATGAAGGGTTGTTCTCAACAGTTTCAAGGGATGCAACTCTGATGGTAAAGAATGGCGAGGTTACTGGGTACGTGGGAAGAGTTAGAATGGCTACAAGCTTCCCCAGGTTCTTGAGTAGCATTGTAGGTGCCAGTAGAAATAGATACGATATATGGTGGTGGGAGGTTAGAACGCCAACGAGAACGCCTTACTTCATACTGCAAAACATCCCAATAACGAAGCCCGAGGTGTAAAGTTCAACGAACCGCTTAATTAGCGGCCTTCGAGTCCGGGTAGACGGGGCCTTCCACGAACCCGTATCCATGCCGCTATGAACAGAGTTAAATCCTGGACTGAGGGTTCAAGGAGGTAGTACTGGCTTAGACGCCTCAGAGCAACGTAAAGGAGCAAAAATAAGGCAGTAATGCAGGGCAAAATTTAGATTTCTCACTCTACAACTACTACGTTAACGGGTTGTTTTTGTTCTCCGACCTCTTCTTTAATTTGCTGGATGCTGATAGCGGGAGATATCGGTAGCGCCTCTAAAGACTCGATCTTATCGATGTGCTTCCTTATACTATCCTTCTCCTTGAGGAATACCTCGAGGCTCTTTTTCATTATGTCTAGTGCTGTCAAGTACGGCCTTTCCGGTATTTCGCCGGCTATGTAGCTCGTCTTCAGTGACGTTATCGCTTTCTCTATTTCTGCGATCTGCTCTTCTACTTCATGGAGCCTAGCTCTCAGGGCGTCCTTTACTTCCTTGGCGCGGGCTTTAATGTTTGCGAGCTCGTCTTCGAGCTTCTTCTTGAAGTTTTCGTATACATGCATGGGCACGTCCTTCCTACTGTAAAGTTCCTCTAGCGATGCGAGCCTGCTCTTCACGAGTTTTAGCCTATTCTCTACTGCGATGGCGTTGTACTCGTATTCGGGTACTAGGACTATACCCTCCGGGGTTACGTTAAACCTCTCGATGGGTACTTCCTTGAACTCCTCATCGCTCGCGTTAACCTCCAAGGACTTGACCTTGCCGTCCACGTCACTGTAGAAACTCGCCACAAAGCCTATTCTTCGACCATACGGATCTACCACCGGCTTGCCGAGGCACTCTGCCACAGTTTCTATCGTACCGCACATCATGCACACCACTCAGAGAATGCTTAGAAAATTGTTTAAAAACCAGAGGAATCAGTAGCCTGGTGCCTGCCATAGCCCTTCTAAGGGCTCCGCGCTTTTAACCATCATCACCTGCTCAACGTTTACTCTTATGGTCTAACCCCTTAAAACCGGTTAATTAGCTAGGTTAGAACAGGTGAGGTCATGGTGAATGAGATGACATTGAGCAGAATATCGGATTTTGTGAGTCAACTCGGTGCACTGCTGTCAAAGGTTAGCGGTATTGGTTTCTGGCTGTTCATGCTGGGCATAGCTCTACTGGCAGTACTGCTGTTCGCGGTCGTGATAAAGCTACTAATACACCTAGTTAAAATTCTACCGAACTTGACGATAGGGCAGTTCATAAAGTTCGTCTTAGTACTCGCAGTGATATTGATAGTTGTGGGATTGTTTGTGCCGTAGTCGCGGAGGCCAATCCCGCCTCAACTATGCGTAGAGGGCAGAAAATAGCGTGTAAAGAGCGTGAAAACGCATCTCAGTGTTTTCTTGGGAAAACCGCAAAGCCTGGATATCGCGGTCTTTCGAGCTCCTCGTATATTTCGAGTAGCCTGTTGTACTTGGCTGTTCTTTCACTGCGTGCAGGGGCACCGGTCTTAATTAGCTTGGCGTTAAGACCTACAGCTATATCGGCTATGGAAGTGTCCTCGGTCTCGCCGCTTCTATGGCTTATGATGGTTTTATAATTATTCTCTTGAGCTAACTTAACCACGTCTATGGTCTCGGTTAGCGTTCCTACCTGGTTCACTTTAACTAGTATTGCGCTGGCCGCACCCACCTCTATACCCTTCTTTAACCTTTGAGGATTTGTGGTGAAAAGGTCATCTCCGACTATCAGCACCTTGGACCCGATGATCTGCGTTATTTTGCTGTATCCTTCAAAGTCGTCTTCGTGTAGTGGGTCCTCGATGCTGACGATTGGGTAGTCCCTTATGAGCTCCTCGTAAAACAGGATCATCTCGTCCCTAGTGAGCTCCCTACCTTCACCGGCCAGAACGTACACTCCCTTATCCTCCTTGTAGAGCCTCGAGCTCGCAACATCCAGTGCTAGTGCAACCTGCTTACCGGGCTCATAACCCGCCTTCTCGATCGCCTCAACTAGTAGATCGAGCGCGTCGCGGGTCTTTTCTAGTGGTGGCGCATACCCACCTTCATCGCCCACATTCACGGCCAACGGACCATACTTTTCTTTTAAGATGGTCTTTAAGGCATGGTATATTTCGACAGAAGACTTCAGGGCGTCTATAAAGTCGTTGAACCCGGCTGGCACGATCATGAACTCTTGAAAGTCGAGTCTATTCCCCGCGTGAACGCCCCCGTTAATAACGTTCAGCATGGGTACCGGTAGCGTGTCTGCGCTTTTACCTCCTAAGTACATGTAGAAAGGAATTCCAAGAGTCGAAGCGGCCGCCTTCGCCACCGCTAGACTTGTAGCTACTATGGCATTGGCTCCGAGCCTGCCTTTATTCTCCGTGCCGTCGATCTCGATCATCTTTTGATCGACTTCGCGCTGCTTCGCAGCGTTCATACCTACGAGCGCCGGAGCGATGATCTTGTTTACGTTCTCAACTGCCCGCTTAACGCCCTTACCTCCATACTCCTTACCCCCGTCTCTCAGTTCTATTGCTTCGTGTTTACCTGTAGATGCCCCACTGGGAGCGTTCGCCACCCCTACTCCATAACCTTCCGTAACCACGCGGACCTGCACAGTGGGGTTTCCGCGGCTATCTAACACCATTCGCCCGCTGACATCCCTGATTATAAGGGATTCCCAAAATATATCGGGTACAGACACCACGACCACGCCGGGATTGTACTGTGATATATTACAGCCTGATTACGGCTAATATAGTGATGTCGTATGTGGTATGGGTTCTCGTAAGCCTTGTGTTTTACGACAAGCTTAAAAATACACTAATATATGTAATTTTTCCTACAGCCCTTTACGCCATTCCCGCCGTATACTTCACCGTAGTAAGGACTTCACTACTAGCTACGTGCGCGTTAACGCTATCTACCGCTCAACTACTGCTTTTCGCGGTGACGAGGCGAAGCCCTATAAAGCTCGTTTTAATACCACTACCTTTAATACTTTGTACGGCATACGAGGTTGTGGTGAGCACTCTTTGAACGCGAAGAGATGTCCGAGGTGCGGATCCGCAAACTCCGAAGTCGTTAAGACATGGAACTTGGTATCGCCATTACCCGATAGAGCTGGACGGATAACGATTACCGTTATGGGAGTACTGAAGTGCCGTGAATGCGGTCATAGTTGGAAGGCCACGATCAGTAAGCTCAAAGTTGGTGGTGGAGTAGAGATAGAAGGCAGGAAGGAGGTAGTCGAGGAGGAGAGGCCTCCAAAGGAGATCGTACTAGACCTCGACGAGATCTTGAGGGAAGAGTAGGTGGAAGGTGTCTTCGCGCTCCATGGTGCATAGAAACGGTAGAAGATTGGCCACCACGTTGGTACTCGTTCTTATCATAGTAGCCATCGTTGTTGCGGTGAAAGTGTACTTAGCCGACGTGCCGGTAGCCGTTGTTAAGGGTAATAGCATGTTCCCGCTGCTTAGGGAAGGGGATGTGGTTTTCATAGTAAGATCGAATCCCCGCGAAATCAAAGAAGGCGATGTCATTGTTTTTTGGACACCAGATAACGCTATGCTAGTCATTCACAGAGTCATCGAGGTGGTAGAGGTGGACAGTACACCATACTACGTCACAAAGGGTGATAACAACCTATTCAGAGACGTGTACTACCCCGTTGGCGTACCTCATAGCAAGGTAGTCGGCAAGGTCGCTTCCGTGGGCAACTCCGTGTACAAGATACCGTACATGGGTTACATCACGCTGATATTTAGGCATTAGCACCTACTTTACTGCCAGCTCGCGGCATGTAGTACTTGATCACGTCCTTTACGTACTTTCCCGTAGAGCTCATTTCCGCGAGCTTAGATACGTAGTTATCAAATGAAATGCTCTTCCTAGACCTCCATTCGCTATATCCTTGTATTAGGGCCTCGTAAGCCGCGTAGTGGACTTTACACAGTTTATCCTTGTAAGCATCCCCCCTGCAACCTGGAATGATGCACTTCGCGTAATTATCAACCAGCGACAGCTTCTTCGCGAGGAGTAAGCCGGCGTCATTTATGTAAGAGTTGAACCTTGTTAACAGGTCCACTAGAACCCTCTTTGCCTCCATTATGACGTGTTCCCTTCGCCTAAGACCTTTCATGATGTCGTTCATCAATACCTCGAACGTTCTCGTCAGCTCCACGCTTACAAGGTCCGGGAAAAACCGTTCAATGACCTCAATGACCCCAATTCCGAGGTCGGAGACCTCTATGCCGGTCTTCGCATTCTTCAAGTAGCCGCGCTCGAAGAGCTTCTCGATGATAATAGCCCTCGTAGACTCCGTTCCGACACCTACGTCCTCCATCCACCTCAAAATGTCGATCTTTTTTAATCTGGGAGGAGGCTTAGTGTAGGTTTCCCTTAACGTCACCTTCACTACTTCAAGCTTCTCGCCTTGCTTAAGCGCTGGGATGGTTCTCGTTGAAGGCTTGTGGAACGGGTAGTACACCATCCAGCCGGGGTATTCTACGTTGAGGCCCGTTGCACTGAAATCGTGAAGCCCGTCAAGCGTCGTGAACGTTACCTTTACGCGCGAGATTACCGCGTGCTGTGCGAACGCGGCCAGAAACCTCCTGACAATAAGGTCGTATATTGCTGCCTGCTCTCTCGTAAGCTCTCGTGGTGTTACGCCTGTTGGGTGTATTGCCGGGTGAGCCGGGTCTTCCTTCTCGCCTTCAACGGGCTTCAACACGTTCTTCGTTTCCGCGAGTAGCCTGAGGACGAGTTCGCGGTATTTTTCGAGCCTGGCGAGCTTGTCCATGATCTCCTTGTAGTTAATGGTCGGGGGAAGTTTCTGGCTATTAGTACGCGGATAGCTAATTAGCGCGTCTAAATACAGCTGTTCAGCTATTTCTTGCGTCTTCATAGGGCTGAAACCGTATATTCTAGCCGCTTCTTCTTGCAGGTCGCTTAGATTGAATGGTGGGGGTGGGCCGTGCTTCTGACTGCTCACGCTACACTGTTTCACAACCAGGTACCCGGAGGACTCGATCCTGCTCTTCAAGGACTTAGCATCGACTTCTCTAAGAACGGGGTTCGAGGAGAACTCAGCCAGGATCGTCGTTGAGCCCTTCTTCAGGGTAACTGTTATGGAGTATTGTGGTAGGGGTATGAACAGCTTTTTCTTAATTTCGTGGTCAACCACGTATTTGAGTGTTGGCGTCTGTACACGTCCAGCACTCAAAATCACCTTTCTCCCCGTACACGTGTAAAGGGCCTTCATGAGGGCTCTACTTATGTTGATTCCCCAAATCCAATCTAATTCATGCCTGCAAAGCCCTGCCTCGATCATTTCGTAATCCAGCCGTGTTAGCTTGGTAAAAGAGCTCTTCAACTCGGGTATTGTGAGGCTTGAAAACCTGGCCCTAAGAGCCCTTTTCTCATCCCCGTGAAGCTTTATTAGCAAGTACCCGATGACGCTTCCTTCCACGTCGTAGTCGCACGCATTAACGTAATACTGACACGTCCTAAACAACGTGCTGAGTAGGTCCAAGTAGCTCTTCACGTGCTTCTTTTCCTCATTTACTATATGCGCTGGTACCCATGAATAGTCGAAAACGGGGTAACCGGGAACATCTGTGTGTAGCTCGTAAAGGTGGCCTGCAGCACTGGCTACTACTATGTAGTGATCTCCTTCCCTTATCTCGTAGTAAAGTACGTTACCGTGCTTACGTACGACGTACTTCTCTGATAGCGCTTCTGCGATTTTTCTAGCCGCTTTGGGTTTCTCCGCTATAACCAGTACCTTTCCCTCCAATTCCCATATACTGGTATAAGCCCCCCCTTCACCGTCCTCGAACGGTACCGTGGATGGGCGCGCTGGGCGCTCCCCGATCAAGGCTACCACTACGTGAACCCCGTATAAAAATCCCATTATCCAGCGCTTTAGCTTAGGAAAGCGGGATGGGCAGTGTAAGTGCTAGGAGTATAACGTAGATCAACAGGCATGTAATGCATTTCGAGTCATCGTACTGATTTGCTACGCCGGGATGTCCATGCTTGCCTATGAAGAAGTAGAGGATTAGTGACAAGAAACCAATGCTAATGAAATACAGCCCGTTTGCGCCCGAGAGGTGCAGTATTGAGCCTACTAGTACCAGGACCGGTGGTACGAGCGTGCTGATGGTGCGAAATGCTTTAGCGCTGAGAACACTTCTCACGACGTGCCCTCCATCCAATTGACCTATTGGCAATAAGTTAAGGAAGGTAACCAGGTATACAAAGTATGCTACGAATAAGATGGGGTGGATTATGATTACACCGCTTTCTAGGCTGAGGAATCTCAGTAAGTAGATCCCGAGACTCGTTACACCGACAGGCGCGATCTTCCCTGCTTCAATCAGCTGTTGCGCAAGCTCGAGTGGTATTAGTGGTGATAGGTAGAGCCCTATTACTCCAAATAACGTAGCGACAACTATGCCCATCAAAGGACCTAGTATACCGAGCTTTGCTAAGTCCTTTCTAGTAGGTGGTGGGGTCTTAGTGAATATTACGGCGCCGAGGGTACCTATAAAGCCTAGCTGTATGGGTGGGGCTGGTAAGAGTATAGGGCCCTCGGCCTCGATACCGCTTTTTCTACTAGTAATCAGGTGACCGAATTCGTGGGAAACTAGCGTAACTAGGAATGCTGTAGAGTATAGAACAGCGTCTATTATGATCGCGGTAATGCCCGTATTCGCGCCTATGGCTTTACCTATTTCCTCGCTGTGAAAACCTTGAGAAAGCCCGAGACCCGTTAAGAATACCGTTATAATGCTCGTTATTGTGAGGATCCACCTGTAGTTGTAGAGGCGTGACTTCTGCTTTAAGTAAGGTACTAGCCTTATAACGGGTAGCTCGTCTGACCTTAACTGGAACATTAGTACATTGTAGCCGTTTAAGAGGTCGTTGTAGAGCTCTTTAAATAGCTGCGAAGAGAGGGGCTTATCTACGACGAGGTCGACGAAGTTACGGTAATCCCTAAACTCTACGACTGATATTCCAGCTTTCGAGAATAGAGCTAAGATATCTTTTAACTTCTGGTGTAACGAGTTTGCTGACTGGTACAAGTTCGTATTCACCTGTTTCCCTGGGCCTTAAGATAGACATTGGAAGTAACCCGTTAATTAATTCTAACGTCGCGATGTAAACAGGGTCTCTTACTTCTATGTTTGACACGTCTATTAGTGGGGGAGCGCCCATAGATAGCTGTAACGCTCTAGCACCAATTACCCGAGCTAGTTCAAACCTGGATAGCCGTTGACTTACAGCCCTCCTATATATGTCGAGCAAAGCCTCGGTCATAGCGTAGCGCCTAGGTAGCCGAGGACAGAATAATAGAATTGTTGGGTTAAAAATAAAAATCCGTTCAGTCCGTTGCAGACACTACTCGGCCTTAAAACTCGGGCTTAGGTAACTCCTTTTCCTCCTCTTTCTTCTCCTTTTCCTTCTCTTTCTTCATCGGGCTAGCCGCGATAATGTCGTCTATTTTTAGGACCGCGAGCGCCGCCTCCGCCGCGGTCTTGATCATCGCTTCTTTGACCAGTAGAGGCTCTATCACGTTCCTCGTTGCCATGTCATTGACGATCTCGGCTGACACGACGTCTATACCGGAGTCTTTCTTCCCTTCAGCGTGGAGCTTCCTCAACTCCATTAACACCTCTAGCGGGTCCTTACCGCAGGATGCGGCGAGTATCATCGGTATTTCCTCGAGTGCCGTTGCGAATGCCTCGATAGCGAGTTGCTCCTTGCCGCCGATCTTGGCTGCGTATTCTCTTAGCTTCATTGCGACTTCGAGTTCAACCGCGCCTCCACCCGCTACAATGTAGGGTACACGCATAACGTTCCTCAAGACGTTCAGGGCGTCTTTTAAGCTCCTCTCAATCTCGTCTAACACCATGTCGCTCGCTCCGCGTACTAGTATGGTAACGGCTTTCGGGTTCTTACAGCCTTCTATGAATACCATTTTGTCATTACCGACTTTTCTCTCCTCCACGAGCTCGGCATATCCTAAGTCATCTGGTTTTAGGTCTCTAATGCTACTGACTATTTTTCCACCGGAGGCTCTTTCCAGCTTCTCCAGGTCGCTTCTCTTAACCCTTCTAACCGCCATTATCCCCCTCTTGGCTAGGAAGTGTTGTGCAACCTCGTCGATACCCTTCTGGCACACCACTACGTTTGCCCCGACATCGGCGATCTTGTCTACCATTTCCTTGAGCATCTTCGCCTCCTCGTCGAGGAATGCCTTGATCATTTCTGGGCTCGTGATGTTTATTTTAGCGGTTATTTCGGGCTTTTCAACCTCGAGGGGGGCATCGAGTAGCGCGATCTTGGCTTTTTCAACCCTCTTAGGCATGCCTGGGTGTACCACCTCCTTGTCCAGTACAATCCCGTAAACCAGTTGAGTATCGAGCACGTTTCCTCCTTTCTTCTTCTCGATCTTTACATCGTCGACTCTAAACTCCTTCGTGCCGTCTGCCTTGGGCTCTGAGACCGCTAATGCGGCATCTATAGCTATTTCGGTTAGCCTGTTAGCTATGATGTCGCCTCCAATATACTTGCTTGCAATAGCTGTTTTTACGACTTTTCTAAGGGAGTCCCTGTTCTCAGTGTCTACTGGGATGGCTATTTCGCGGAGTATTCTAAGAGCCTCTTTTAGTGCCTTGGTATAGCCTTCTATGATTATGCTTGGATGGATATCCTGATCTAGTAGCTCTTCCGCTTTTGCTAGTAACGTACCCGCTAAGACGACAGCGCTCGTCGTTCCATCACCAACTTCGGCGTCTTGGGCCTTGGCGACTTCTACTAGTAGCTTTGCAGCTGGATGTTGCACTTCCATCTCTTTAACAATTGTGGCGCCGTCATTCGTAACCGTTACGTCGCCGAAGCTGTCCACGAGCATTTTGTCCAGTCCGCGGGGGCCGAGACTGGTTTTTAATACCTCCGCTAGCGCCTTGGCTGCAGCGATGTTTGACCTTAAAGCATCACGGCCAACCGTTCTTTTCGTTCCTTCCTTCAATATTAAGACCGGTATACCGTAGAGTGCCACGGAACCCACCCTTATAAGACCGGTAAATTGATTATCTAAACGGGTTCTATATAAATTTTCTTGACATG harbors:
- a CDS encoding CoA-binding protein, whose amino-acid sequence is MNTVSVNGLSKFFQPESIVVVGATPKEGKVGRAILENFIARFKGRIYPVNPHYDEVLGLKCYRSIKDLPEIPDLAVIAIPAPLVSAAIKELGEKGCKAAIVISGGFRETGTPEGAALEDELVRVARDYGVRIIGPNCIGIFDNWSGVDTFFVSKMKRPPRGHVAFISQSGAFASALMDWMAYHGIGVSRAISYGNKVDVDDVELLEFLGEDDKTKVILMYIEGFKEGRGKLFMEAARRVSMKKPIVVYKAGRTARGSKAAASHTAAMAGDYAVYRAAFKQAGVLEAESFDEMMDIVRILLDQPLMKGNRVYILTDAGGVGVMLTDALASAGFELPLTPPDLREQLQRILPPHCIVENPIDLTGDTDDERYIKVLELLSQRSDVDAIVVVALPQVPGIKGTFVDYVIKLKKEYNKPIVALTIGSDVAIETARRLQEGGVTVFESPERLAKALKALRTYSLFISKGLVPAK
- a CDS encoding TldD/PmbA family protein, whose amino-acid sequence is MVFDESLLIRIADQGRDLGASYVEVRFQDDYGYDITLRNGKVIGVSFNRDRGVGIRALINGSLGFASTNNMGFESLLEALEKAVSRARTLSRLRKTPIEFSEERPGKARYVAVEKTPLQELSPEVAIKLISEIYKSAQEALREAKLASMITVLRVRVQEKLIITSEGGFVESRIPRLYISVGSTLLHQGRVLQRFKEFGASGGAELVEEWRPVETVSEELKALERALVHGIEPPHEKVNVVLGPEVVGLIVHESAGHPMEADRILGREAAQAGESYVKPDMIGSFRVGNQHATVIEDPTIPGSYGFYLYDDECVRARPRYLYKEGVIYEPLHNRHTAKIFKTQSNGAARAMTYASEPIIRMSNTYLAPGTMKFEELIEDIELGVYVKSYMEWNIDDARWNQRYVGLEAYLIKKGEIAEPVKNPVLEFTTGWFYSNIVGVDDDLKLYPGTCGKGEPSQGVPVWFGGPNVKLEKMRVGVIP
- a CDS encoding TldD/PmbA family protein, whose protein sequence is MSAVELSNALLKALSKLYDEVAVVVVENEKTMVKLWNTELSVVQTWTETEINLRLAKSRRLWTVYLSARDPLYVVKSAEEIVKLADRIEEAELYAPLPEPGECDPLEDAYDVNVEALMKDPSKPVEAMVDEALSNGAERVAGTLTLAKTSRVLLTSKGFQCTEKTTSIEAYIRAFKGEFSGHWAHGSTRLSLNDIRAVGRKAGLYATITSNRGDISPGTYNVVISPLVAGNLLNYIAMMASALSVMAGFSVFAKYKVGEKIASDDFTLLDKPRDPTLPHARGFDDEGLKTFNKPIIENGTVKTLLHNSGTALKMGDRSTGNAGWIRPVAWNLEVSGGEIKEEELFSEVREGVVITNNWYTRLQNYYEGLFSTVSRDATLMVKNGEVTGYVGRVRMATSFPRFLSSIVGASRNRYDIWWWEVRTPTRTPYFILQNIPITKPEV
- a CDS encoding CdvA-like protein encodes the protein MCGTIETVAECLGKPVVDPYGRRIGFVASFYSDVDGKVKSLEVNASDEEFKEVPIERFNVTPEGIVLVPEYEYNAIAVENRLKLVKSRLASLEELYSRKDVPMHVYENFKKKLEDELANIKARAKEVKDALRARLHEVEEQIAEIEKAITSLKTSYIAGEIPERPYLTALDIMKKSLEVFLKEKDSIRKHIDKIESLEALPISPAISIQQIKEEVGEQKQPVNVVVVE
- the eno gene encoding phosphopyruvate hydratase → MVVVSVPDIFWESLIIRDVSGRMVLDSRGNPTVQVRVVTEGYGVGVANAPSGASTGKHEAIELRDGGKEYGGKGVKRAVENVNKIIAPALVGMNAAKQREVDQKMIEIDGTENKGRLGANAIVATSLAVAKAAASTLGIPFYMYLGGKSADTLPVPMLNVINGGVHAGNRLDFQEFMIVPAGFNDFIDALKSSVEIYHALKTILKEKYGPLAVNVGDEGGYAPPLEKTRDALDLLVEAIEKAGYEPGKQVALALDVASSRLYKEDKGVYVLAGEGRELTRDEMILFYEELIRDYPIVSIEDPLHEDDFEGYSKITQIIGSKVLIVGDDLFTTNPQRLKKGIEVGAASAILVKVNQVGTLTETIDVVKLAQENNYKTIISHRSGETEDTSIADIAVGLNAKLIKTGAPARSERTAKYNRLLEIYEELERPRYPGFAVFPRKH
- a CDS encoding chromatin protein Cren7; its protein translation is MNAKRCPRCGSANSEVVKTWNLVSPLPDRAGRITITVMGVLKCRECGHSWKATISKLKVGGGVEIEGRKEVVEEERPPKEIVLDLDEILREE
- a CDS encoding signal peptidase I, translating into MVLVLIIVAIVVAVKVYLADVPVAVVKGNSMFPLLREGDVVFIVRSNPREIKEGDVIVFWTPDNAMLVIHRVIEVVEVDSTPYYVTKGDNNLFRDVYYPVGVPHSKVVGKVASVGNSVYKIPYMGYITLIFRH